A stretch of Brassica rapa cultivar Chiifu-401-42 chromosome A08, CAAS_Brap_v3.01, whole genome shotgun sequence DNA encodes these proteins:
- the LOC103836110 gene encoding uncharacterized protein LOC103836110 isoform X2, whose protein sequence is MGKKLDALLGRSFKTNKFKSLLNLALTRLSILKNQRQVRCSQATSDVTELLKLGHHENAYHRVDQVIKDQNTLDVLFFIHGYFTLLIDRVHLFEHNRDCPDEILEAVSSLLFAASRIGEFPELQEIRNVLISRFGKDMAARSIELRSNCGVNPKIIQKLSTRHPPREVRMKVLMEIAAENNIVLKLEEASSTSTERTSSEVSKGKLTSEDEEGYELSDSVKRGKKKYKDVADAAQAAFESAAHAADAARAAVELSQFSPRGGGNSFSGSENKKSEQERNDDDFRGGEVDARSESKRSMSDSDEIIEDVPVMSFREDPVKLLEKDVVIYDSEEEIQYTTKPNTTTNVKEKQQVMDLPNRADTGHVDHMVHSVGDPFMRKVGLKGPVSVRTRQVRGY, encoded by the exons ATGGGTAAGAAGCTTGACGCTTTGCTTGGTCGGAGTTTCAAAACCAACAAGTTCAAGTCTCTTCTCAACTTAGCTCTCACGAGGCTCTCTATCCTCAAGAACCAACGTCAAGTTAGATGCTCTCAAGCCACCTCTGACGTCACCGAGCTTCTTAAACTCGGCCACCACGAGAACGCTTACCACAGAGTCGACCAAGTCATTAAAGACCAAAACACCCTCGACGTTCTCTTCTTCATCCACGGCTACTTCACTCTCTTGATCGACCGTGTGCACCTCTTCGAACACAACAGAGACTGCCCTGATGAGATTCTTGAAGCTGTCTCCAGCTTGCTCTTTGCCGCTTCAAGAATAGGAGAGTTTCCTGAGCTTCAAGAGATTCGTAATGTTTTGATCTCGCGTTTTGGGAAAGATATGGCTGCTCGGTCCATTGAGTTGCGCAGTAATTGTGGAGTTAATCCCAAA ATAATTCAGAAGTTGTCGACAAGACATCCACCGAGAGAGGTTAGAATGAAGGTTCTGATGGAGATAGCTGCAGAGAACAACATCGTTCTGAAACTAGAAGAAGCTTCTTCTACTTCCACCGAG AGAACATCATCAGAAGTTTCTAAGGGTAAGTTAACAAGTGAAGATGAAGAAGGTTACGAGTTATCTGATTCGGTAAAGAGAGGAAAGAAGAAGTACAAAGATGTGGCTGATGCTGCACAAGCAGCGTTTGAGTCAGCGGCTCATGCAGCAGACGCTGCACGAGCTGCTGTGGAGCTTTCTCAGTTTTCTCCTCGTGGTGGGGGAAATTCATTTAGTGGTTCTGAAAACAAGAAATCAGAACAAGAACGTAATGATGATGATTTTAGAGGAGGTGAGGTTGATGCGAGGTCAGAATCCAAGAGGTCTATGTCAGATTCAGATGAAATTATTGAGGATGTCCCAGTGATGTCGTTTAGAGAAGACCCTGTGAAGTTGTTGGAGAAGGATGTTGTTATCTATGATAGTGAGGAAGAAATCCAATATACTACTAAGCCCAATACTACTACTAATGTTAAAGAGAAGCAACAAGTTATGGATCTTCCAAATAGAGCGGATACAGGACATGTGGACCACATGGTTCACTCGGTTGGAGATCCTTTTATGCGTAAAGTTGGTTTGAAGGGTCCGGTTTCAGTCAGGACCAGACAGGTTCGTGGATACTAA
- the LOC103836114 gene encoding methionine aminopeptidase 1B, chloroplastic yields MASTGLLSSFSPSSSLQLRSSFNGDYVSPSSSFIGAAPFASSSLSLLSGQKNSYPPRKLHVSAKKVSGLEEAIRIRRMRELEKTSKVRRNPPLRRGRVSPRLLVPDHIPRPPYVESGVLPDISPEFQIPGPEGIVKMRAACELAARVLNFAGTLVKPSVTTNEIDKAVHDMIVEAGAYPSPLGYGGFPKSVCTSVNECMCHGIPDSRQLQSGDIINIDVTVYLDGYHGDTSRTFFCGEVDEGFKRLVKVTEECLERGIAVCKDGASFKKIGKRISEHAEKNGYNVVERFVGHGVGPVFHSEPLIYHYRNDGPGQMVEGQTFTIEPILTIGTTECVTWPDNWTTLTADGGVAAQCEHTILITRTGSEILTKC; encoded by the exons ATGGCGTCTACGGGTCTTCTATCCAGTTTCTCGCCATCGTCCTCCTTGCAACTCCGTTCTTCTTTCAACGGCGATTATGTATCTCCGTCTAGCAGCTTCATCGGAGCAGCTCCGTTCGCTTCCTCTTCTCTATCCCTTCTCTCCG GTCAGAAGAACTCGTATCCTCCGAGAAAACTCCACGTGTCCGCCAAGAAAGTTTCTGGATTAGAGGAAGCCATTAGAATCAGAAG GATGAGAGAGCTTGAAAAAACTTCAAAAGTAAGGAGAAACCCACCGTTACGACGTGGAAGAGTCTCCCCTCGTCTCCTCGTCCCTGACCACATACCAAGGCCTCCTTACGTTGAGTCTGGCGTGTTACCCGATATATCTCCCGAGTTCCAGATTCCTGGTCCTGAAGGCATTGTGAAGATGAGAGCTGCTTGCGAGCTCGCTGCTCGGGTTCTAAACTTTGCAGGAACTTTGGTTAAa CCATCTGTGACGACTAATGAAATAGACAAAGCGGTGCATGATATGATTGTTGAAGCTGGTGCTTATCCTTCGCCTCTTGGGTATGGTGGGTTCCCTAAAAGTGTGTGTACGTCAGTGAACGAGTGTATGTGTCATGGGATACCAGATTCTCGACAGCTGCAG AGTGGGGATATAATAAACATCGATGTCACAGTTTACTTGGAT GGTTACCATGGAGATACATCAAGAACTTTCTTCTGTGGAGAAGTAGATGAAGGTTTTAAACGACTTGTAAAG GTTACGGAGGAATGCTTGGAGAGAGGTATAGCCGTTTGCAAAGATGGAGCAAGCTTCAAGAAAATCGGCAAGAGAATAAG CGAGCATGCTGAAAAGAACGGCTACAACGTGGTGGAGCGCTTTGTTGGGCATGGTGTTGGACCAGTGTTCCACTCAGAACCCTTGATTTATCATTACC GAAATGATGGGCCTGGGCAAATGGTCGAGGGACAAACATTCACAATTG AACCGATTCTGACGATAGGAACCACGGAATGTGTAACATGGCCAGACAACTGGACTACTCTAACAGCTGATGGTGGGGTAGCCGCACAGTGTGAGCATACGATTCTGATTACTAGAACTGGTTCTGAGATTCTTACCAAATGCTGA
- the LOC103836113 gene encoding allene oxide cyclase 4, chloroplastic has protein sequence MIMASSAAAASISLVRNLSRHHQTPLLGYSSSFHNLRISSNGPALSARSRSTTSSTPGFFRTMCSSSSENSRPTKIQELNVYEFNEGDRHSPAVLKLGKNPQQLCIGDLVPFTNKLYTGDLKKRVGITAGLCVLIQHVPEKKGERFEASYSFYFGEYGHISVQGPYLTYEDTLLAITGGSGVFEGAYGQVKLRQLVYPTKLFYTFYLKGVVSDLPVELTGKHVEPSKDVKPAAEAQAAQPGATIINFTE, from the exons ATGATCATGGCTTCCTCTGCTGCTGCTGCATCGATCTCCCTTGTAAGGAATCTCTCTCGCCATCATCAAACCCCTCTTTTGGGTTACTCTAGCTCCTTCCATAACCTAAGGATCTCATCCAACGGTCCAGCTTTATCCGCACGATCAAGATCCACCACCTCCTCCACTCCAGGTTTCTTCAGAACCATGTGCAGCAGCAGCAGCGAGAACTCCAGACCAA CTAAGATCCAAGAACTCAACGTGTACGAGTTCAACGAAGGCGACCGACACAGCCCCGCAGTTCTAAAACTCGGCAAGAACCCACAACAGCTCTGCATCGGCGACCTCGTCCCTTTCACTAACAAACTCTACACCGGAGACCTCAAGAAACGCGTCGGGATCACCGCGGGACTCTGCGTTTTGATCCAGCACGTTCCTGAGAAGAAAGGCGAACGCTTCGAAGCTTCATACAGCTTCTACTTCGGCGAATACGGTCACATTTCCGTTCAGGGACCTTACCTGACTTACGAGGACACGCTTCTCGCCATCACCGGTGGCTCCGGCGTCTTCGAAGGAGCTTACGGACAGGTCAAGCTTCGTCAGCTTGTGTATCCGACCAAGCTGTTCTACACTTTTTACTTGAAAGGTGTTGTCTCTGATTTGCCTGTGGAGCTCACCGGAAAACATGTTGAGCCGTCGAAGGATGTGAAGCCGGCGGCGGAAGCTCAGGCTGCTCAGCCCGGGGCCACTATCATAAACTTTACCGAATAA
- the LOC103836110 gene encoding uncharacterized protein LOC103836110 isoform X1, which translates to MGKKLDALLGRSFKTNKFKSLLNLALTRLSILKNQRQVRCSQATSDVTELLKLGHHENAYHRVDQVIKDQNTLDVLFFIHGYFTLLIDRVHLFEHNRDCPDEILEAVSSLLFAASRIGEFPELQEIRNVLISRFGKDMAARSIELRSNCGVNPKIIQKLSTRHPPREVRMKVLMEIAAENNIVLKLEEASSTSTEQRTSSEVSKGKLTSEDEEGYELSDSVKRGKKKYKDVADAAQAAFESAAHAADAARAAVELSQFSPRGGGNSFSGSENKKSEQERNDDDFRGGEVDARSESKRSMSDSDEIIEDVPVMSFREDPVKLLEKDVVIYDSEEEIQYTTKPNTTTNVKEKQQVMDLPNRADTGHVDHMVHSVGDPFMRKVGLKGPVSVRTRQVRGY; encoded by the exons ATGGGTAAGAAGCTTGACGCTTTGCTTGGTCGGAGTTTCAAAACCAACAAGTTCAAGTCTCTTCTCAACTTAGCTCTCACGAGGCTCTCTATCCTCAAGAACCAACGTCAAGTTAGATGCTCTCAAGCCACCTCTGACGTCACCGAGCTTCTTAAACTCGGCCACCACGAGAACGCTTACCACAGAGTCGACCAAGTCATTAAAGACCAAAACACCCTCGACGTTCTCTTCTTCATCCACGGCTACTTCACTCTCTTGATCGACCGTGTGCACCTCTTCGAACACAACAGAGACTGCCCTGATGAGATTCTTGAAGCTGTCTCCAGCTTGCTCTTTGCCGCTTCAAGAATAGGAGAGTTTCCTGAGCTTCAAGAGATTCGTAATGTTTTGATCTCGCGTTTTGGGAAAGATATGGCTGCTCGGTCCATTGAGTTGCGCAGTAATTGTGGAGTTAATCCCAAA ATAATTCAGAAGTTGTCGACAAGACATCCACCGAGAGAGGTTAGAATGAAGGTTCTGATGGAGATAGCTGCAGAGAACAACATCGTTCTGAAACTAGAAGAAGCTTCTTCTACTTCCACCGAG cAGAGAACATCATCAGAAGTTTCTAAGGGTAAGTTAACAAGTGAAGATGAAGAAGGTTACGAGTTATCTGATTCGGTAAAGAGAGGAAAGAAGAAGTACAAAGATGTGGCTGATGCTGCACAAGCAGCGTTTGAGTCAGCGGCTCATGCAGCAGACGCTGCACGAGCTGCTGTGGAGCTTTCTCAGTTTTCTCCTCGTGGTGGGGGAAATTCATTTAGTGGTTCTGAAAACAAGAAATCAGAACAAGAACGTAATGATGATGATTTTAGAGGAGGTGAGGTTGATGCGAGGTCAGAATCCAAGAGGTCTATGTCAGATTCAGATGAAATTATTGAGGATGTCCCAGTGATGTCGTTTAGAGAAGACCCTGTGAAGTTGTTGGAGAAGGATGTTGTTATCTATGATAGTGAGGAAGAAATCCAATATACTACTAAGCCCAATACTACTACTAATGTTAAAGAGAAGCAACAAGTTATGGATCTTCCAAATAGAGCGGATACAGGACATGTGGACCACATGGTTCACTCGGTTGGAGATCCTTTTATGCGTAAAGTTGGTTTGAAGGGTCCGGTTTCAGTCAGGACCAGACAGGTTCGTGGATACTAA
- the LOC103836116 gene encoding uncharacterized protein LOC103836116, with translation MGSSQSMGGSKRRVSSRGLGAVLKEQRAKLYIIRRCVVMLLCWND, from the coding sequence ATGGGATCCAGTCAAAGCATGGGAGGTTCAAAGAGAAGGGTGTCTAGTAGGGGACTTGGAGCTGTTCTTAAAGAACAGAGAGCTAAGCTTTACATCATTCGAAGATGTGTCGTCATGCTTCTTTGTTGGAACGATTGA
- the LOC103836111 gene encoding uncharacterized protein LOC103836111, translating to MMHYLIPEPKTKEIVFEKVLSCDGPTTLQEVKNLSSKRKAVEESVNRSSNVTDAIAREMNRGITSCEQDLLKLGEYLPLLFNLVHHADKIKHVSGLKIRWSSGLISQTLIQRKCPKFFQVDNIMFELGMVLYFYALKLRERAMELVSTDVKKSITLYREASGVFHHLSHDLLPSLLPSLPQGKLPELTPWLCTSLSLLCLAEGQAVTTKNAEESGRSASLLSKLHYGTTQMLSEASALLSSRANGECKDLSSRFLEYVSTMRALHELKSQKHLAEVLESEERVGEAVGVLRRASAAARRSMPSKEDKWITIFKNEREEVSKKMAKYEKLNDFLLERIPVETELPFPKGETIVKLIPYIPTRWEQELRFK from the exons ATGATGCACTACCTAATTCCagaaccaaaaacaaaagag ATTGTGTTCGAGAAAGTGTTGTCATGTGATGGTCCAACAACTCTACAAGAAGTCAAAAACTTAAGCTCCAAGCGTAAAGCAGTTGAGGAATCTGTTAACAGAAGCAGCAACGTCACTGATGCTATTGCAAGAGAGATGAACAGAGGAATTACTTCATGTGAGCAg GATCTCCTTAAACTTGGAGAATACCTTCCCTTACTCTTCAACTTAGTGCATCACGCTGATAAGATTAAACACGTTTCTGGTCTTAAGATAAGATGGAGTAGTGGTTTGATCTCTCAGACCTTGATTCAGCGTAAGTGTCCGAAGTTCTTTCAAGTCGATAACATAATGTTCGAGCTTGGAATGGTTCTTTACTTCTACGCACTTAAGCTTCGTGAAAGAGCCATGGAGTTAGTATCCACAG ATGTCAAGAAATCAATAACACTTTACCGAGAAGCATCTGGAGTTTTCCATCATCTTTCTCATGATCTACTTCCTTCATTGCTACCTTCTTTGCCTCAAGGGAAGCTTCCAGAACTAACTCCTTGGCTTTGCACTTCTTTAAGTCTCCTCTGTTTAGCTGAAGGTCAG GCTGTAACTACAAAGAACGCTGAAGAAAGTGGTAGAAGCGCAAGCCTGTTGTCGAAACTGCATTATGGTACTACACAAATGCTTTCTGAAGCCTCTGCCCTTTTGTCATCTAGAGCTAATGGAGAGTGTAAAGACCTATCGTCTCGCTTCCTA GAATATGTATCAACAATGAGAGCTTTACACGAGCTAAAGAGCCAAAAACACTTAGCGGAAGTGCTTGAATCCGAAGAGAGAGTAGGTGAAGCAGTTGGTGTTCTCCGGCGTGCATCAGCAGCGGCTAGGAGGAGTATGCCGTCAAAAGAAGACAAGTGGATAACAATATTCAAGAACGAGAGAGAGGAAGTAAGCAAAAAAATGGCAAAGTATGAGAAGCTTAACGATTTCCTTTTAGAGAGGATTCCAGTAGAGACAGAGTTGCCTTTTCCTAAAGGTGAAACGATTGTTAAACTCATTCCTTACATTCCCACAAGATGGGAACAAGAGCTTCGGTTCAAGTAG
- the LOC103836112 gene encoding transcription factor HRS1, with amino-acid sequence MIKKLSNMDYKQKQERCGQYIEALEEERRKIHVFQRELPLCLDLVTQAIEACKRELPGTATENMYGQSECSEQTTGECTPVLEQFLTIKDSSTSNEEEELDDEHGNHDPDNDYEDKNMKSDWLKSVQLWNQPDPLLPKEEGTQEKMVDTVVKKDESMKKEAMANGGERRKREAEKDGGRKQRRCWSSQLHRRFLNALQHLGGPHVATPKQIKELMKIDGLTNDEVKSHLQKYRLHTRRPSQTVSNNGNSQAQHLVVVEGIWVPKSDHSTGRITGGATTSGTTTRSTTGIYGAMAAPPLPQWPSPSNFRPSIIVEEKGSGSPSEEVVFRCSSPAMSSSTRNHYVKNI; translated from the exons ATGATTAAGAAGCTAAGCAACATGGATTACAAGCAGAAACAGGAGAGATGTGGGCAATACATCGAAGCTCTTGAAGAAGAACGACGCAAGATTCATGTCTTCCAACGTGAACTCCCTCTTTGCTTAGATCTCGTAACCCAAG cAATTGAGGCATGCAAGAGGGAGTTGCCGGGTACGGCCACAGAGAATATGTACGGACAATCAGAGTGCTCGGAGCAGACGACCGGGGAATGTACACCTGTCTTGGAGCAATTTCTAACCATTAAAGACTCATCAACCtccaatgaagaagaagaattagaCGATGAGCACGGAAATCATGATCCAGACAATGATTATGAGGACAAGAACATGAAATCTGATTGGCTTAAATCTGTTCAGCTCTGGAACCAACCTGACCCTCTTCTCCCAAAAGAG GAAGGAACGCAAGAGAAGATGGTGGACACGGTGGTGAAGAAAGATGAAAGTATGAAGAAAGAAGCGATGGCTAACGGTGGAGAAAGAAGGAAGAGAGAGGCGGAGAAAGATGGAGGAAGAAAGCAGCGAAGGTGTTGGTCGTCGCAGTTGCATAGACGCTTCTTAAACGCTCTTCAACACTTAGGTGGACCTCATG TTGCTACGCCGAAGCAAATCAAGGAGTTAATGAAGATTGATGGATTAACTAATGATGAAGTCAAAAGCCATTTACAG AAATATAGACTGCATACAAGAAGACCAAGCCAAACAGTCTCTAACAACGGAAACTCTCAAGCGCAACATCTCGTAGTCGTCGAGGGCATATGGGTTCCAAAATCTGACCACTCTACAGGCAGGATCACCGGAGGAGCCACCACTAGTGGCACCACCACCAGGTCCACCACCGGGATATATGGAGCAATGGCCGCACCACCACTGCCACAGTGGCCGAGCCCTTCCAATTTTAGACCGTCCATTATCGTGGAAGAAAAAGGATCGGGAAGCCCTAGCGAAGAGGTGGTGTTCCGATGTAGCTCGCCAGCGATGTCTTCTTCTACCCGCAACCATTACGTCAagaatatttag
- the LOC103836107 gene encoding uncharacterized protein LOC103836107, producing the protein MAGETLTRTNSAEPTDKKRVRDESDGAILDSPEVKRLRDDLFDVFDDSDPEPVSQDLDSVMKSFEDELSSAQPPGETQPDLGYLLEASDDELGLPPPVSVVKEVETTETVADLLRASSDSSGIDELWGFEDHAPDYGSLDFGSGVGDGGDYVTVEGLFDFSGECFDSGDLFSWRPESLPAE; encoded by the coding sequence ATGGCGGGGGAGACGCTAACTCGGACTAACTCAGCTGAGCCAACCGATAAAAAGCGAGTCAGGGACGAGTCTGACGGCGCGATTCTCGACTCGCCGGAGGTGAAGAGGCTGAGAGATGATTTATTCGACGTTTTCGATGACTCGGATCCCGAACCGGTGAGTCAAGATCTCGACTCGGTCATGAAGAGTTTCGAGGACGAGTTATCTTCGGCGCAGCCCCCCGGCGAGACTCAGCCGGATCTCGGTTACCTTCTAGAGGCTTCCGACGATGAGCTCGGCTTGCCTCCACCGGTTTCCGTCGTGAAGGAGGTGGAGACCACGGAGACGGTGGCGGATTTGCTACGAGCGTCGTCGGATTCGTCGGGAATCGACGAGTTATGGGGGTTCGAGGATCACGCGCCGGATTACGGCTCTTTAGATTTCGGTTCCGGCGTCGGAGATGGTGGAGATTACGTCACCGTTGAGGGGCTATTTGATTTTTCCGGCGAATGTTTTGATTCCGGCGATCTGTTCTCGTGGCGGCCGGAGTCTTTACCGGCGGAATAA